In the Silene latifolia isolate original U9 population chromosome 1, ASM4854445v1, whole genome shotgun sequence genome, AGTTTAATTCATGTGAAAAACAAACTTCTCCAAGACAATCAAACACGTTTTTATCAATTCACGTGAATTGTATATGAGAGTTGGATTCCAATGAGTTGCAAAATAACACAGGAATTTAACTCCTACATGAACCAAACGAGGCCGTAAGAAAACTCTCATATTTCCTTCTTTTTATAAATTGTTTACGTGGCTAGAATTTAGAAAACCCTACAAATTATTTCTAAGTTCGCCCTAAATTATGTTTAAGATAgaagattttttttcttttttataaaAAAGGTAGAAGTTCAGGGGAGATTAACATCTTCTCCTATTATTTGGGAGATTGACTTACCCTTATTATAGTAAATAATAATATGTCTTGTCAATTTAATCAAATTTGTCATCATAGTAGTAATAAAAGTACTAAGAATAACTTATCCATTTAGTGTATTCTTATCTAAATGAGGAAGTGTACTACACTTTATTTGgtatataatttttatgatagCATTTCAcaaatttttgtttttgttaataaTCGTGCATTCTCAAAAATTAAACAAATAGGTGACATTTTATGGAAAGGTATAATTGTATAAATGATAAAATCTTACTTTTCGTTAATATTGATAATAGTTACATTTCCAATTGTATATGTTGAATAAAtatttatattaaaaaaaaaaaaaatagttgttGATTTATTGCTTATTTGTTGCACACAATCAATTTCCAAACATATTGAAAAACAATTTAATGATTTTGAAATATCAAATAACATTTATATTCGATTTTAGATTATTAGTATGCACGGAATAAACACACATTCAAAAAACGATATTTTAGTTAGATAACAAATCTTCCTATTAGCATTTTGCTCAAGACTTGAAAGAGTAGTAGTTGGCTCTTACCTCTTCCATGAACATTTCATAATTTAAATTTCcctttacaattttttttttttttataattacaatttacggagtattacaataaaTATACTTTGAACTAAtagtactccctcttattcattcattttgtcccccttctattttgcacaagaattaagaaaatgattttggaccacacaaaacactctattccactctaccccacatgtaattaaatttagaccacacaaaagttaccaaaaaaggaaagatggacaaaaatccgactagcttcgataaggaaagagggacaaaatgaatgaataggaagGAGTATTAAACAAAGTAGATGGTCAActtcctgcaaaaaaaaaaaaaaaaaaaaaaaaaaaaaaaaaaaaaaaaaaaactggtcAAGTAGACTCTCCCATATTCGGACACGTGTCATGACTTTATCTCTCTACCGTactgtttctctctctaaattGGAAATAACATGAGCTGGATGTTGAAACTTGAACCCGTGTATAGACTTTGAGCTGGATTTGAAAGACCATTTCTTCATTccctctactatatatacccccttCACTTCCCCTCTTTTCCCTCACTCACTCTTTTAATATcataatataaatataatatatataaCTCCTCTACCCCtctatatataataaaagaggaGTTTCATATTATATATATCGTTTTTGAGTGCAAGAGGAAGAGGATATTAAAATGGTGATCATATTTGTAGCTTTGATCACATTTGTTGTCATCTTCATTGTTTACCTTGTGTTTAAATCCCCTGCTTTCGCCTTCCGAAACCGAAAGCTTCCTCTTCCTCCTGGCACCATGGGTTATCCTTATGTAGGAGAGACCTTTCAACTCTACTCCCAAAACCCAAATGTCTTCTTTGCTTCCAAAGTTCAAAAGTTagtcatttttccattttttgctTTCTTAGGACAATGTTTATATGTGACGACGgttattttaattaaagataaataaatgattaagACAGACGATACCCAACTAAAATCTACCTAATTAATTAACATGTTAGGGACATGATGAGTTTTGGTCATAATTTTGGAATTTTAGTTACTAAActttggagtttttatttttatttttattttttgaaggTATGGTTCAGTATTTAAGAGTCACATATTGGGATGTCCATGTGTGATGATATCAAGTCCAGAGGCAGCAAAGTTTGTGCTATCAACAAATTCAAATTTATTTAAGCCAACATTTCCTGCTAGTAAAGAGAGGATGTTAGGCAAAGAAGCCATCTTCTTTCATCAAAATGATTACCATCTTAAACTCAGGAAACTTGTTGTAAAGTCTTTCATGCCGGATGCCATTCGCAGTTACGTGTCTGATATCGACTCTATCGCCTCCCAAACCCTTAAGTCATTTGAAGGATCCGAGATCAACACTTTCCAGGAGATGAAAACCGTAAGTTTGCTATTATATATCAATCAATGGTTTAATATACAAGGAACATACtgtttaaataaaataaataaaagtagaAATATATCAAAGTTGTTACACTTCTCTTTTAGTGAGTCGCCTTTTTTGAAAGTGCCAAAAGGCAAGAAATATCATATCATGCCAttttgcacccaaaacaatcacGTGTTATAGTCATGCAAATTTTCAGATATCATATATCTGATATgatatgagacggttttacaatAAAGTTATAGTGTTAATGAGTTTCTTTAATGTAGAAGACAATCTCATACAAATTTCATGTGGTTGACTTTAGATTATTAAGATTGATTTTAGTTATTTTatataaaatcaccctcttacgcaaaatattttattttaaaaatttcaTACCTATATAAGGATAGATATTTGGAAAATGAGACGATCTCACAAGGTAGTACCAAATCCGTTAAAATAAACGATGATGACTTATATAAGGTCGTGTGAAAGGGTGATTAGATCAGTAACGCCCTAGATAACATTGGATATTTTTCAGTATTgaatttaataatttttttaatacTAAAAATGTCAATTTTTTAAATGTTGACTCTTCATGATGTGACATATTTTGCAGTACACATTCAACGTGGCACTATTGTCAATATTTGGGAAAGATGAAATAAAGTATATAGAAGATTTGAAGAAATGTTATTACATCCTAGAGAAAGGTTACAATTCAATGCCAATTAATTTACCCGGAACACTATTTAATAAATCAATGAAGGCCCGAAAAGAATTGGGTCGGATATCGGCCCGAATAATATCAAGTCGAAGGCAAACgaacaaggatcacaaagatttGCTAGCGTCATTCATGGGTGACAAAGAAGGCCTCACAGACCAACAAATTATTGACAATGTTATTGGTGTTATCTTTGCTGCTAGGGACACTACTGCTAGTGTCCTCACTTGGATTGTCAAGTACCTTGCTGACAATCCCTGCGTCCTTCAGGCTGTCACGGTATTATTTCATTTAATTCATACTCGATACTCATTATTAATTATCGTACCCTAGTCGTGTCGGACCCGAGTAAGGTATGTACTAGTGTGGCACGTATTGAGTACATAAGTGGTACCGCCTTTTCCATGATTGTTGATTTATGACTTGTGAGTGTACAATGATTGCGAGTTTGCGACCGCAATATTTTAGATAGTCGCAAACTAATTTGGATTTTACGACGTAATCTCGATTGTTTCTCCATGCAATAGAAAATTAAAACTCGGTCATATTTTAATGTCGCGACTAATAAAGGGGCGGTTTGATTTGCAGGAAGAGCAAGAAGCGGTAATTAAAGGAAAAGAAGAGGATGGAGAAGAGAAGGTATTAAGTTGGAGTGATACAAAGAAAATGCCATACACAACAAAGGTGATACAAGAAACATTAAGGGTGGCTTCAATATTATCATTTACATTTAGAGAAGCAGTTGAAGATGTTGAATATGAAGGGTACCTTATTCCTAAGGGATGGAAAGTACTTCCTTTGTTTAGGAATATTCACCACAGTCCTGCTCATTTCCCTGAGCCTGAGAAGTTTGACCCCTCTAGATTTGAGGTAATTTTTTCTATGTCCTTTTGAAAAATTCTGTGTTCTTTTGTTGAAATTCTTTGTTTAGAGGATGAATAGTAGGTCAAACAAGAATATGTTTTATTaatgtcattctcatatcataaTCCAAACTTCATGCTTTGATTTGATAGGATGATAGAGTATTTGTTAGTCCCTCTTTCCAGTTAATAGTTTACAAGGTGTTTCAGTCAATAATTTACACTTTTCTTTTCGCGTATATAAACCAACCCATATGATCCAATGGAGTCATTTACTCTCTAGTAGCTATTATAGGTCAATAGATATAACTAAATCGTAAAATCAATTTAAAACAACTTTTTTAAAGGTTTGGTTACTTTTAATGATTCAATTTTGAGTCGGATTTTCACCAAACTAGGCAATGTGATAAATTGACAATCAGTTATGATGAAAACAACACAAACAAACCAAGATTGATTTATGTACTGATGATTTGTATGTTTCCTTGAATTTGGAACAGGTGGCACCAAAACCGAATACATTCTTGCCATTTGGCAATGGGATCCATGCATGTCCTGGCAATGAACTGGCAAAGCTGGAGATTCTAGTTCTATTACATCATCTAACTACGAAGTACAGGTTGGTGAACCACACAAATTTACATCCTAAATTTTACTAAACATTTACAGCTTTAATATAAACTTTAGGTTCAATCAGTTGCTAAAAATAGTAAATCTGGTATTTGTTATGAGATTTTCTGATCATGGGCTTTTATTTGTCTGCCAGGTGGTCTATTATTGGCCCACAAGATGAAATTCACTATGGCCCATTTGCACTTCCTCAGAATGGCCTACCAATTCAATTATTTGGGAAAAGTCAACAGTGATGGTCACATGAAGAAAATACCAGAAATACCCTTCAATTAATTAAGAAATGAGGGTAGTGGTTAAGTCAACCAAGGGGCTTGActttaattaattttaaaattaattaattagcctCATTTATGGGTTTATAAAGGAAGGAGTCATCAAAGGTTGGAAAAAGTTGTAAGCAATAAGGAAGAGGAGCCAGAAGAATTGTACATTAGGATATCCTCTTAACAATAGAATTTTGGAGGAAAATAGTGttagtttaattttattttattttgttttgtatgttgggTATTGTTTTTATATTTTAGATTTTTCTCGATTTGAAATTCTTTCTAAATGGGTGGGTAAAGGAAGATAAAGAAGAAGATCTTCAAGAGGATTGACTCATGTAAATTGTAATTTAGACTACCATTATCTTCCTTCTTCTTATGAGATATCAAATGAATGATATTCAAATTTTGAGATCTTGTTTCAAATGTTATTTGGATTTACTCCCTATTTAGTATTCAACAGAGTATTATTAGTCATAGTAGATTGATCATGCAGATTATAAATGATAAATGTAATTGACATGTTTGATTAGTATATATCAATTAGCATATTAAGTAAAAATGTTTGATAATTAGTCGGTTTAAATTAATAGATTGTTGTAAGTTGTAACTATGTGTAAATAATTGATAGATTCATTTTTTGCAATCTACTAAAGTGAATATGTTGGGAGAACAACATATTGGAAAACCGTAGACTGGAGCTCAATACATTGTTTTAATATGTTCTTTACCAAACATATAAATTACTTTGATTGGTGAGTCAAACTTACTAAAAGTCTTGAATACGCTAATTTATCAATATACTATTTAATGTTTACCAAACACCACTTTATTGTTTTACAAATGTTTAAGATTTTATTTGGACTTCATAACCTTTTTATTGACAACATCCCTTCAAAAATATTTATCATATGAAGTCTGTCAAATCATATGCATAAACGGCTGAACATAATATTTGTAATTCTTAGGCACAAATTAAATTTAAGGAAAGTAAATGTCATCAAAAATTCTCATCTAATAAcgttaagacgggtcaaatagaaTAGACAAGACAAAAATAATGTTCCTGAGGATTAGCAAAATAATTTTCCCAATCTAACCAAGTGAGGTATTATATATTTAAGCCGTTCTAttcttaagacggatataccTGTCTTAAGTGagagactgtaacacccccttcttacaaGGCCAAGATAATCGGGAGATGTTGCCGTCTCGGTTTCCccaggcagtgaaatcggaatttcAATTAAGAAACATTAtatataaataacaagtttaatgaattacatatgaataaatgaataacaaatgTAAACTATGCCATATACAACTCGACCACTATCTATGTCATCTAACTATGCAACTCGACTCCAAGTCCGAAGCGCGACCCAAACcctgatcacgtcaacaagcaaaacctgtactcaaactgctccccatatgatcgaaaatatcttATGGATCAATACAGGCcgccccgaaaataggtgacaattacacacaaCCAAAAACACGTCAGTTTCGATAAATAAAGACATAAGACACTAGACGATATGTAAATATACAACATGCCAATGACACACATCCGATACAATTATGCAATCATCAAACCGGTACCGGGACAAACCCAGACATACCCATATCCCGGTGACGGCACCACAACAACACCCACCAAACAGCCGGACCTCAGTTCGTAATAAGGTACTCGGGACACACCAGTGGTACGGGCccgaaagccaaccggatcccctgccaggtGTCGTACCTCAACCATACGCGTCCCTCCATAATCAAGTCATCATTGTGAACATCCCTCTTGTagtggaaagctccaagaggcgacccaagtgtaagacggtttcccaaccatcttacgtctcctCCACAACCAAGTATCACCACCAACCTCCGACATACACAATAATCACAATATGTAATAAGCAACATTTCATTCCAAGTACATGAATCATTATGAGACACATTCCCAAATATGCTATGAACATCTAATCCTCCATTATTCCGAGTCATAGAGTCGCCATAACTCAATATCTTGTTATAATGCATTTCCGACACTACATGAGATTCACAACCATCCTCAAATACTCTTATGTGATGCAATACGAGTCATGCTAAgtaaaacaatgataaaagacacATTAGCAAgtatacacattttcaaaaccgagtaggataaacctacctttaagAAATCTTCATGAGATACCCGAACCCGACTCGATTCCGTCTCATGAAACCGTCACATCCTAGACAAATCATATaatactatcacaatacatcctacactattacacaatacaaaaccccttattattacccatcaattacccatattacacgttacatttttctttaatatctttaattaaacatgtataagtcaaatataaaatattgattatgactaaccaaatactccgtattacttttagttaaatattttatatgttatcttttaaatactttgaagttaaacatcaaaaaataatatttgagaaagttcaacctgttatatttacaggtaataaactcttaaacatcattatatataattgtttaaaaaaacaaaaggtgcaaatttctcacacatgcaagacacaatcaaaacatttaaataagttgagtttgaactcta is a window encoding:
- the LOC141607673 gene encoding abscisic acid 8'-hydroxylase CYP707A2-like, with protein sequence MVIIFVALITFVVIFIVYLVFKSPAFAFRNRKLPLPPGTMGYPYVGETFQLYSQNPNVFFASKVQKYGSVFKSHILGCPCVMISSPEAAKFVLSTNSNLFKPTFPASKERMLGKEAIFFHQNDYHLKLRKLVVKSFMPDAIRSYVSDIDSIASQTLKSFEGSEINTFQEMKTYTFNVALLSIFGKDEIKYIEDLKKCYYILEKGYNSMPINLPGTLFNKSMKARKELGRISARIISSRRQTNKDHKDLLASFMGDKEGLTDQQIIDNVIGVIFAARDTTASVLTWIVKYLADNPCVLQAVTEEQEAVIKGKEEDGEEKVLSWSDTKKMPYTTKVIQETLRVASILSFTFREAVEDVEYEGYLIPKGWKVLPLFRNIHHSPAHFPEPEKFDPSRFEVAPKPNTFLPFGNGIHACPGNELAKLEILVLLHHLTTKYRWSIIGPQDEIHYGPFALPQNGLPIQLFGKSQQ